Proteins from a genomic interval of Candidatus Eisenbacteria bacterium:
- a CDS encoding HD domain-containing protein, with protein sequence MPAPRGEALLREQGLQVAMRIVATLRTGRSYAIGNVAFTRQLEQLLTSLAPILADAGEVVVLADDGDVQVNGVRLPLRPASLRTLEQLAQEFQVREIAGVAFRAGLALAELEDFMRYFLPSELYKGGELAQACATHGLRQVGPLEVVDAGQAHGGANGAPAAPAEAATESLSPGLARARHNARLLLGGDPGPRAIELRHLKRVTQPLVDAVTGEAAGTPAFRPDAAPDGCEHALSVALLAIAIGLRLGLTRSELSELGVAALLHDAGKDAVAGQVRHPSAGRSPAERAGAESHPLEGLRRIALSTTLNATSLLAMRVALEHHAGGPHGYPSLPAHWRQAPASQVVAIADAYVSLTEPRTGGGPALDPSAALGCVLGPLADRFHPALRAALVRVLGVHPRGQVLELDDGSLVRSLGGRPEDPSQPLIEWLAGADGEPARTALPAGEPLPAGRSVRRALPLSEWPSAGRAA encoded by the coding sequence ATGCCCGCGCCCCGCGGCGAGGCCCTGCTGCGTGAGCAGGGCCTGCAGGTCGCGATGCGCATCGTCGCGACCCTGCGCACCGGCCGCTCGTACGCGATCGGCAACGTCGCGTTCACGCGCCAGCTCGAGCAGTTGCTGACGTCGCTCGCGCCCATCCTGGCCGACGCCGGCGAGGTGGTGGTGCTCGCCGACGACGGCGACGTGCAGGTCAACGGCGTGCGCCTTCCGCTGCGCCCGGCGAGCCTGCGCACGCTCGAACAGCTCGCGCAGGAGTTCCAGGTCCGCGAGATCGCCGGCGTCGCCTTCCGCGCCGGGCTCGCGCTCGCCGAGCTCGAGGACTTCATGCGCTACTTCCTGCCCTCGGAGCTCTACAAGGGCGGCGAACTCGCGCAGGCCTGCGCCACGCACGGCCTGCGGCAGGTCGGGCCGCTCGAGGTCGTGGACGCCGGCCAGGCGCACGGCGGTGCGAACGGCGCGCCCGCCGCGCCAGCGGAGGCGGCGACGGAGTCGCTTTCGCCCGGACTCGCGCGCGCGCGACACAACGCCCGGTTGCTGCTGGGCGGCGATCCGGGGCCGCGCGCGATCGAGCTGCGGCACCTCAAGCGCGTCACGCAGCCGCTGGTGGATGCGGTGACCGGCGAAGCGGCGGGCACGCCCGCGTTCCGACCCGATGCGGCCCCCGACGGCTGCGAACACGCGCTGAGCGTGGCGCTGCTCGCCATCGCGATCGGCCTGCGGCTCGGGCTCACCCGCTCCGAACTCTCCGAGCTCGGCGTCGCGGCGCTGCTGCACGACGCCGGCAAGGACGCCGTCGCCGGCCAGGTCCGCCACCCGTCCGCGGGCCGCTCCCCCGCCGAACGCGCGGGCGCCGAAAGCCACCCGCTCGAGGGCCTGCGGCGCATCGCGCTCTCGACCACGCTCAACGCCACCTCGCTGCTCGCCATGCGCGTGGCGCTCGAGCATCACGCCGGCGGACCGCACGGGTACCCGTCGCTGCCCGCACACTGGCGGCAGGCCCCGGCGTCGCAGGTCGTGGCGATCGCCGACGCGTACGTGTCGCTGACCGAACCGCGCACGGGCGGCGGGCCGGCGCTCGATCCCTCCGCGGCCCTCGGCTGCGTGCTCGGACCGCTCGCGGATCGCTTCCACCCGGCGCTGCGTGCGGCGCTGGTGCGCGTGCTCGGCGTTCATCCGCGCGGGCAGGTGCTCGAGCTCGATGACGGCTCGCTCGTCCGTTCACTCGGCGGGCGGCCCGAGGATCCTTCGCAGCCGCTCATCGAGTGGCTCGCGGGCGCCGACGGCGAGCCGGCCCGGACCGCTCTGCCCGCGGGCGAGCCGCTGCCGGCCGGGCGATCGGTGCGTCGCGCGCTGCCGCTGAGCGAGTGGCCATCCGCGGGGCGAGCCGCCTAG
- a CDS encoding esterase produces the protein MRRGRVMLVEFDSDILRGNPAGDPHVRRIPVWIPPSYDVEPARRYPVVYVLSGFTGRGRMLLNDNAWSPSLDDRLDALVGSGRCGEMIVVMPDALTRYGGSQYLDSAATGPYARHLVAELVPWVDANFRTRGTREARGVAGKSSGGFGAITLGMKHADVFAAVACHSGDMYFEFCYGPDLPRACSVLQEAGGPRAFLEAFERRPQKGKDDFLALNILAMAACYSPDPAAELGIALPFDLATSALRDDVWARWLEHDPLRIAARHAEALRSLALLYLDCGTKDEFHLHHGARRMTRELTRLGVTHTYEEFDDGHMNVPYRYDTSLPMLARALGA, from the coding sequence ATGAGACGAGGACGCGTGATGCTGGTCGAGTTCGACAGCGACATCCTGCGCGGCAATCCAGCCGGAGATCCGCACGTGCGGCGCATTCCGGTGTGGATTCCGCCCTCGTACGACGTGGAGCCCGCCCGCCGCTATCCGGTCGTCTACGTGCTCAGCGGCTTCACCGGGCGCGGCCGGATGCTGCTCAACGACAACGCCTGGTCCCCGTCGCTCGACGACCGGCTCGACGCCCTCGTCGGCTCGGGCCGCTGCGGCGAGATGATCGTCGTCATGCCCGACGCCCTGACGCGCTACGGAGGCTCCCAGTACCTCGACTCGGCGGCGACCGGCCCGTACGCCCGTCACCTCGTCGCCGAACTCGTGCCGTGGGTGGACGCGAACTTCCGCACGCGCGGCACGCGCGAGGCCCGCGGCGTCGCCGGCAAGTCGTCTGGCGGCTTCGGCGCGATCACGCTCGGGATGAAGCACGCCGACGTCTTCGCCGCGGTCGCCTGCCACAGCGGCGACATGTACTTCGAGTTCTGCTACGGACCCGACCTGCCCCGGGCCTGCTCGGTGCTCCAGGAGGCGGGAGGCCCGCGGGCGTTCCTCGAGGCCTTCGAGCGGCGGCCCCAGAAGGGCAAGGACGACTTCCTCGCCCTCAACATCCTGGCGATGGCGGCCTGCTATTCGCCCGACCCTGCCGCCGAGCTGGGCATCGCGCTGCCGTTCGACCTCGCGACCTCGGCGCTGCGCGACGACGTGTGGGCCCGCTGGCTCGAGCACGACCCGCTGCGCATCGCCGCCCGCCACGCGGAGGCCCTGCGCTCGCTCGCGCTGCTCTACCTCGACTGCGGGACGAAGGACGAGTTCCACCTGCACCACGGCGCGCGGCGCATGACGCGCGAGCTGACGAGGCTCGGCGTCACGCACACTTACGAGGAGTTCGACGACGGGCACATGAACGTGCCCTACCGCTACGACACGAGCCTGCCGATGCTCGCGCGCGCGCTCGGGGCCTGA
- a CDS encoding ABC transporter ATP-binding protein, whose amino-acid sequence MSSAPVRLSIHGLQRRFGAHVAVADVSLEVRAGEIVGFLGANGAGKTTTLRCASGLLRPHAGRIEVDGHDLWRAPREAKAALGFVPDRPYLYERLSPPEFLGFIAALYGVPPALAEARIHALLGRLALGDAADALIEGASLGTRQKIAVAAALLHEPPALLLDEPLAGLDPPSAFVLKQLLRERTAAGAGVLVSTHQLEVAERFCDRVVMLRRGRVVASGTLAELRGARGDATLETLFLELAAERTEP is encoded by the coding sequence ATGTCGTCCGCGCCGGTCCGGCTCTCGATCCACGGCCTGCAGCGCCGCTTCGGCGCGCACGTCGCGGTCGCCGACGTCTCGCTCGAAGTGCGCGCGGGAGAAATCGTCGGCTTCCTCGGCGCCAACGGCGCGGGCAAGACGACGACGCTGCGCTGCGCTTCGGGGCTGCTGCGCCCGCACGCCGGCCGGATCGAGGTGGACGGGCACGATCTGTGGCGCGCGCCCCGCGAGGCGAAGGCGGCGCTCGGCTTCGTGCCCGACCGGCCGTACCTCTACGAACGCCTCTCGCCGCCCGAGTTCCTCGGCTTCATCGCCGCGCTCTACGGCGTGCCCCCGGCCCTCGCCGAAGCGCGCATCCACGCGCTGCTCGGCCGGCTCGCGCTCGGCGACGCCGCCGACGCGCTCATCGAAGGCGCCTCGCTCGGCACGCGGCAGAAGATCGCGGTCGCGGCCGCGCTGCTGCACGAACCGCCGGCGCTGCTGCTCGACGAGCCGCTCGCCGGGCTCGATCCGCCTTCGGCCTTCGTCCTGAAGCAGCTCCTGCGCGAGCGCACCGCCGCCGGCGCCGGCGTGCTGGTCTCGACGCACCAGCTCGAGGTGGCCGAGCGATTCTGCGACCGGGTCGTGATGCTGCGGCGCGGGCGCGTGGTCGCCTCCGGCACGCTCGCCGAGCTGCGCGGTGCGCGCGGCGACGCCACGCTCGAGACGCTGTTCCTCGAGCTGGCGGCCGAGCGGACGGAGCCGTGA
- a CDS encoding GAF domain-containing sensor histidine kinase, which translates to MPAESPKSPNWKQLDRAGWLLWGVTFLLLLTLAVTIPALYLPLADIIGASPAFADIPLVREPITTLVALVGLVLLFILYTVTKQREINLMRDAMDRQTHEREDVQSRLSELSSLFQASTTLQMQLRLDLILEIIVRRVVSTLKAQQASIMILDPETGMLVTRASHGLESEFARGARARVGEGIAGWVAMRNQALLLGEKPPNTELGRYYKTERTITSALSLPLSLGDRVVGVLNVNRIHNPDPFRDDHLEVLRVFGAHIAAVIDRAEMLERLGSRARELEEDVEELSELNRMKDVFLSTASHELKTPLSSVIAYAELLGDQEDRLTREQAREFVGRLRGEAQRLLGLVDDILDLSRLESGTMVLKLGAVPVNAIVTNAIETTRVLARKYGIEVATELDPNLPIVPVDEVKVRQVVVNLLVNGVKFSPRGSTVTVRTRTDGRFLRVDVNDVGPGIAPTTALHIFELFGQGAGADGEGRNGLGLGLHLVKRLTELHGGHVGVQSRPGEGSTFWIKLPMPVAEAEETAQAA; encoded by the coding sequence ATGCCCGCCGAATCGCCGAAATCACCGAACTGGAAGCAGCTCGATCGCGCGGGCTGGCTGCTGTGGGGCGTCACGTTCCTGCTGCTGCTGACGCTCGCGGTCACGATCCCGGCGCTCTACCTGCCGCTCGCCGACATCATCGGCGCCTCGCCCGCGTTCGCCGACATCCCGCTCGTGCGCGAACCGATCACCACGCTGGTGGCGCTCGTCGGACTGGTGCTGCTGTTCATCCTCTACACGGTCACGAAGCAGCGAGAGATCAACCTCATGCGCGACGCGATGGACCGCCAGACCCACGAGCGCGAGGACGTGCAGTCGCGCCTGTCCGAACTGTCGTCGCTGTTCCAGGCCTCGACCACGCTGCAGATGCAGCTGCGGCTCGACCTGATCCTCGAGATCATCGTCCGGCGCGTGGTCTCGACGCTCAAGGCGCAGCAGGCCTCGATCATGATCCTCGACCCCGAGACCGGCATGCTGGTGACGCGCGCCTCGCACGGCCTCGAGTCGGAATTCGCCCGCGGCGCGCGGGCCCGCGTCGGCGAGGGCATCGCCGGCTGGGTCGCGATGCGCAACCAGGCGTTGCTGCTCGGCGAGAAGCCGCCCAACACGGAGCTGGGCCGCTACTACAAGACCGAACGCACGATCACCTCGGCCCTGTCGCTGCCGCTGTCGCTCGGGGACCGCGTCGTCGGCGTGCTCAACGTCAACCGCATCCACAACCCCGATCCGTTCCGCGACGACCACCTCGAGGTGCTGCGCGTCTTCGGCGCGCACATCGCGGCGGTGATCGATCGCGCCGAGATGCTGGAGCGGCTCGGATCCCGGGCGCGCGAGCTCGAGGAGGACGTCGAGGAGCTCTCCGAACTGAACCGCATGAAGGACGTGTTCCTCTCGACCGCGAGCCACGAGCTCAAGACGCCGCTCAGCTCGGTGATCGCCTACGCCGAGCTGCTCGGCGACCAGGAGGATCGCCTGACGCGCGAGCAGGCGCGCGAGTTCGTGGGCCGCCTGCGCGGCGAAGCGCAGCGGCTGCTGGGCCTGGTGGACGACATTCTCGACCTGTCGCGCCTCGAGAGCGGCACCATGGTGCTCAAGCTCGGCGCGGTGCCGGTGAACGCGATCGTCACGAACGCCATCGAGACGACGCGCGTGCTGGCCCGCAAGTACGGCATCGAGGTCGCGACGGAGCTGGACCCGAACCTGCCGATCGTGCCGGTGGACGAGGTCAAGGTCCGGCAGGTGGTCGTCAACCTGCTCGTCAACGGCGTCAAGTTCAGCCCCCGCGGCTCGACCGTGACGGTGCGCACGCGCACCGACGGCCGCTTCCTGCGCGTGGACGTGAACGACGTCGGACCGGGCATCGCGCCGACGACGGCGCTGCACATCTTCGAGCTGTTCGGTCAGGGCGCCGGCGCCGACGGCGAGGGCCGCAACGGCCTCGGTCTCGGGCTGCATCTGGTCAAGCGCCTGACCGAGCTGCACGGCGGACACGTCGGCGTCCAGAGCCGCCCGGGCGAGGGCAGCACGTTCTGGATCAAGCTGCCGATGCCCGTCGCCGAAGCGGAGGAGACGGCCCAGGCCGCCTGA